Proteins co-encoded in one Dryobates pubescens isolate bDryPub1 chromosome 4, bDryPub1.pri, whole genome shotgun sequence genomic window:
- the TMEM204 gene encoding transmembrane protein 204, whose translation MTVQKLVATAVLVALVSLILNNAAAFTPNWVYQTLEDGRKRSVGLWKMCWLAERSRGGASTSARHGQGEERECETLGWGSESAGFQESRSTVKLQFDMMRACNLIATVALTAGQLIFVLGLMELPIISQDTQWWEEAIAAVFQLASFVLVIGLVTFYRIGPYTNLSWSCYLNIGACLLATLAAAILIWNILHRREDCMAPRVIVISRTLTARFRRGLENDYVESPC comes from the exons ATGACTGTCCAGAAACTGGTAGCCACAGCTGTGTTGGTAGCCCTGGTCTCCCTGATCCTCAACAACGCGGCCGCCTTTACTCCCAACTGGGTGTACCAGACCCTGGAGGACGGGCGCAAGCGCAGCGTGGGGCTCTGGAAGATGTGCTGGCtggcagaaaggagcagaggaggtgcgaGCACGAGTGCCAGGCATGGGCAAGGGGAGGAGCGCGAGTGCGAAACCCTGGGCTGGGGTTCAGAGTCAGCTGGGTTCCAGGAGTCGCGCAGCACTGTCAAAC TGCAGTTCGACATGATGCGTGCCTGTAACCTCATCGCCACGGTTGCTCTGACTGCTGGCCAGCTCATCTTCGTCCTGGGCCTGATGGAGCTCCCGATCATTTCTCAGGATACACAGTGGTGGGAAGAGGCCATAGCTGCTGTTTTTCAACTTGCCA GTTTTGTTCTGGTTATTGGATTGGTGACTTTCTACCGCATCGGGCCCTACACCAACCTCTCCTGGTCTTGCTATCTGAACATTGGAGCCTGTCTTTTGGCCACCTTGGCAGCTGCTATTCTCATATGGAACATCCTTCACAGGCGTGAGGACTGCATGGCACCCCGGGTCATCGTCATCAGCCGTACCCTCACCGCTCGCTTTCGCCGTGGCCTGGAAAATGACTATGTGGAGTCACCGTGCTGA